In Saccharomyces cerevisiae S288C chromosome V, complete sequence, one DNA window encodes the following:
- the SPT2 gene encoding Spt2p (Protein involved in negative regulation of transcription; required for RNA polyadenylation; exhibits regulated interactions with both histones and SWI-SNF components; relocalizes to the cytosol in response to hypoxia; similar to mammalian HMG1 proteins) has protein sequence MSFLSKLSQIRKSTTASKAQVQDPLPKKNDEEYSLLPKNYIRDEDPAVKRLKELRRQELLKNGALAKKSGVKRKRGTSSGSEKKKIERNDDDEGGLGIRFKRSIGASHAPLKPVVRKKPEPIKKMSFEELMKQAENNEKQPPKVKSSEPVTKERPHFNKPGFKSSKRPQKKASPGATLRGVSSGGNSIKSSDSPKPVKLNLPTNGFAQPNRRLKEKLESRKQKSRYQDDYDEEDNDMDDFIEDDEDEGYHSKSKHSNGPGYDRDEIWAMFNRGKKRSEYDYDELEDDDMEANEMEILEEEEMARKMARLEDKREEAWLKKHEEEKRRRKKGIR, from the coding sequence ATgagttttctttccaaactTTCCCAAATACGAAAATCAACGACTGCATCAAAAGCCCAAGTGCAAGATCCATTACCCAAGAAGAATGACGAAGAGTATTCCTTGTTACCCAAAAATTACATAAGAGACGAAGATCCTGCAGTAAAAAGATTGAAGGAGCTGAGGCGGCAGGAACTGTTAAAGAATGGTGCTTTGGCTAAAAAAAGTGGTGTAAAACGGAAACGTGGCACCTCATCTGGATctgagaaaaagaaaatagaaaggaatgacgatgatgaaggTGGCCTTGGAATTAGGTTTAAGAGGTCTATTGGAGCAAGTCATGCGCCACTCAAGCCAGTTGTAAGGAAGAAACCTGAACCTATCAAAAAGATGTCATTTGAAGAGCTAATGAAACAAGCGGAAAATAATGAGAAACAGCCCCCAAAAGTTAAGTCATCGGAACCCGTAACTAAGGAACGCCCACATTTTAACAAGCCAGGTTtcaaaagttcaaaaagaccacaaaagaaagcatCCCCTGGCGCAACATTGCGTGGAGTATCTTCTGGAGGCAATAGCATAAAATCATCAGACTCACCCAAGCCCGTCAAGCTCAACTTGCCCACAAATGGATTTGCTCAACCTAATAGGagattaaaagaaaagttagAATCTAGAAAACAGAAATCAAGATACCAGGATGActatgatgaagaagataacgATATGGATGATTTTATagaagacgatgaagatgaaggtTACCACAGCAAATCGAAACACAGCAATGGTCCCGGATATGATCGTGACGAAATTTGGGCTATGTTCAATAGAGGCAAGAAGCGGTCAGAATACGATTACGATGAGCTTGAGGATGATGATATGGAAGCAAATGAGATGGAAATCTTGGAAGAGGAGGAAAtggcaagaaaaatggcaaGGTTAGAGGATAAACGTGAGGAAGCTTGGTTAAAAAAGCATGAAGAGGAGAAGAGACGCCGTAAGAAGGGCATACGCTAA
- a CDS encoding gag protein (Retrotransposon TYA Gag gene co-transcribed with TYB Pol; translated as TYA or TYA-TYB polyprotein; Gag is a nucleocapsid protein that is the structural constituent of virus-like particles (VLPs); similar to retroviral Gag), translating to MESQQLSNYPHISHGSACASVTSKEVHTNQDPLDVSASKIQEYDKASTKANSQQTTTPASSAVPENPHHASPQPASVPPPQNGPYPQQCMMTQNQANPSGWSFYGHPSMIPYTPYQMSPMYFPPGPQSQFPQYPSSVGTPLSTPSPESGNTFTDSSSADSDMTSTKKYVRPPPMLTSPNDFPNWVKTYIKFLQNSNLGGIIPTVNGKPVRQITDDELTFLYNTFQIFAPSQFLPTWVKDILSVDYTDIMKILSKSIEKMQSDTQEANDIVTLANLQYNGSTPADAFETKVTNIIDRLNNNGIHINNKVACQLIMRGLSGEYKFLRYTRHRHLNMTVAELFLDIHAIYEEQQGSRNSKPNYRRNPSDEKNDSRSYTNTTKPKVIARNPQKTNNSKSKTARAHNVSTSNNSPSTDNDSISKSTTEPIQLNNKHDLHLRPETY from the coding sequence atggaatcccaacaattatctaattacCCACATATATCTCATGGTAGCGCCTGtgcttcggttacttctaaggaagtccacacaaatcaagatccgttagacgtttcagcttccaaaattcaagaatatgataaggcttccactaaggctaactctcaacagacaacaacacctgcttcatcagctgttccagagaacccCCATCATGCCTCTCCTCAACCTgcttcagtaccacctCCACAGAATGGGCCGTACCCACAGCAGTGCATGATGACCCAAAACCAAGCCAATCCATCTGGTTGGTCATTTTACGGACACCCATCTATGATTCCGTATAcaccttatcaaatgtcgcctatgtactttccacctgggccacaatcacagtttccgcagtatccatcatcagttggaacGCCTCTGAGCACTCCATCACCTGAGTCAggtaatacatttactgattcatcctcagcggactctgatatgacatccactaaaaaatatgtcagaccaccaccaatgttaacctcacctaatgattttccaaattgggttaaaacatacatcaaatttttacaaaactcgaatctcggtggtattattccgACAGTAAACGGAAAACCCGTACGTCAGatcactgatgatgaactcaccttcttgtataacacttttcaaatatttgctcccTCTCAATTCCTACCTACCTGGGTCAAAGACATCCTATCCGTTGATTATAcggatatcatgaaaattctttccaaaagtattgaaaaaatgcaatctgATACCCAAGAGGCAAACGACATTGTGACCctggcaaatttgcaatataatggcagtacacctgcagatgcatttgaaacaaaagtcacaaacattatcgacagactgaacaataatggcattcatatcaataacaaggtcgcatgccaattaattatgagaggtctatctggcgaatataaatttttacgctaCACACGTCATCGAcatctaaatatgacagtcgctgaactgttcttagatatccatgctatttatgaagaacaacagggatcgagaaacagcaaacctaattacaggagaaatccgagtgatgagaagaatgattctcgcagctatacgaatacaaccaaacccaaagttatagctcggaatcctcaaaaaacaaataattcgaaatcgaaaacagcCAGGGCTCACAATGTATCCACATCTAATAACTCTCCCAGCACGGACAACGATTCcatcagtaaatcaactactgaaccgattcaattgaacaataagcaCGACCTTCATCTTAGGCCAGAAACTTACTGA